From bacterium, a single genomic window includes:
- a CDS encoding SDR family NAD(P)-dependent oxidoreductase, giving the protein MRSVNNHSTEVIWITGASSGIGEALVKRFARRNISVAITARNEEKLRALALWCQNENQDQEARADIRIFPCDVTEPLANERIAKQIKEEFGNPITIFIPCAGTYRTSDSHQSFSAREHREIMELNYFSLLDGIQAVLPDMLRTQRGQIIGVASLVGYFGLPRALGYSASKAAIINALQSLRFELRGTGVQVKVINPGFVKTPLTDKNDFPMPFLVSAEEAAIRIEESLMNSRFETHFPRKLSLLFKIFRILPQPLFEFLISRLVYGSHGNANQKEQ; this is encoded by the coding sequence ATACGCTCTGTGAATAATCATTCGACCGAAGTCATTTGGATAACTGGAGCCAGCAGTGGCATCGGAGAGGCCCTGGTGAAACGGTTTGCTCGACGCAATATTTCAGTGGCAATCACGGCGCGTAACGAAGAGAAACTTCGAGCACTGGCACTTTGGTGTCAAAACGAGAATCAGGATCAAGAAGCTCGCGCTGACATCCGTATCTTTCCGTGCGATGTTACCGAACCCCTGGCAAATGAAAGAATTGCAAAGCAAATTAAGGAAGAGTTCGGAAATCCAATAACAATTTTCATTCCTTGTGCTGGTACGTATAGGACATCTGACAGTCATCAGTCGTTCAGTGCTCGCGAACACCGGGAGATAATGGAGCTGAACTATTTTTCTTTACTCGATGGAATTCAAGCAGTGCTTCCCGACATGCTACGAACACAACGTGGGCAAATTATTGGAGTGGCGAGTCTTGTTGGATATTTTGGTCTTCCCAGAGCCCTTGGATACTCAGCATCAAAGGCGGCTATCATCAACGCACTGCAAAGCCTTCGCTTTGAGCTAAGAGGGACAGGGGTTCAGGTGAAGGTCATTAATCCAGGATTTGTAAAAACTCCTCTTACTGATAAAAACGATTTTCCAATGCCATTTCTCGTTTCTGCGGAAGAGGCAGCAATACGTATCGAAGAGAGTCTCATGAACTCAAGGTTTGAGACTCATTTCCCACGTAAACTTTCACTCCTATTCAAAATCTTTCGTATTTTACCTCAGCCTCTCTTTGAGTTTCTCATTTCGCGTCTCGTGTATGGGTCTCATGGAAATGCTAATCAGAAGGAGCAATGA
- a CDS encoding FAD-dependent oxidoreductase, producing MGLMEMLIRRSNELTQKRIAVIGSGIAGISAAWYLRQEYHVTLFEKRSRLGGHTHTIVVQDSRSGATPVDTGFIVCNDRTYPYFHRFLEELSVPVRGADMSFGYYDESTGFSYGATSLQGLVPSLRHLFNRQYMGMWRALPKFNRNALRDLEEGHLKGLTLREYLKERKVPKSFIELFLVPMGAAIWSSGDDVLLDTPAETFLAFFKNHGLLTILDRPQWQTVVGGSHSYLKAFTSQFHGDIRLSTGVRSVRRTADGVLIASEQGEQQERFDAVVFACHADQILPMLLDASAQENALFSPWRYHSNATILHTDVSYLPPNKRTWASWNYRRECGERGSEPLSVTYHMNRLQGLDSAKEYCVTLNPRKEISTQEIIKELHYMHPMYTLDSVATQQEIYQHSGSNRTFYVGSYLGWGFHEDAIRSSYQTVTRLLGTSGQDYFRRAQAEAVSVFQESPNAF from the coding sequence ATGGGTCTCATGGAAATGCTAATCAGAAGGAGCAATGAATTGACACAGAAGCGTATCGCCGTCATTGGCTCTGGAATCGCTGGGATTTCAGCTGCTTGGTACCTCCGGCAAGAATACCATGTCACTCTCTTTGAGAAACGAAGTCGTCTTGGAGGACATACCCATACAATAGTAGTGCAAGATTCACGCTCTGGAGCAACTCCAGTTGATACGGGGTTCATCGTGTGCAACGACAGAACCTATCCGTATTTTCATCGTTTCCTCGAAGAGCTCTCCGTTCCAGTCAGAGGCGCAGATATGTCCTTTGGCTACTATGATGAGAGCACCGGATTTAGCTATGGTGCCACTAGCCTACAAGGCCTAGTCCCGTCTCTCAGACACCTCTTCAATCGGCAATATATGGGAATGTGGCGAGCACTCCCTAAATTCAACAGAAACGCATTGAGAGATTTAGAAGAGGGGCATCTGAAAGGACTCACTCTTCGAGAGTATTTAAAAGAACGGAAAGTACCAAAAAGCTTTATCGAGTTATTTCTTGTGCCGATGGGAGCTGCAATCTGGTCTAGTGGAGATGATGTCTTACTGGATACTCCCGCAGAAACTTTTCTCGCATTCTTTAAAAACCACGGACTACTCACAATACTTGACCGCCCCCAGTGGCAGACCGTTGTTGGTGGAAGTCATTCATATCTTAAAGCGTTTACAAGTCAGTTTCATGGTGACATCAGGCTTTCCACGGGCGTTCGCTCAGTCAGAAGGACTGCCGATGGTGTGCTCATTGCTAGTGAACAAGGTGAGCAACAGGAGCGATTTGATGCAGTAGTTTTTGCGTGCCATGCAGACCAGATACTCCCCATGCTCTTGGATGCGAGCGCACAAGAGAACGCGCTCTTTTCGCCTTGGAGGTATCACTCTAACGCAACGATTCTGCACACTGATGTGAGTTATCTTCCTCCAAATAAAAGAACCTGGGCATCTTGGAACTATAGACGGGAGTGCGGAGAACGCGGCTCCGAGCCTCTCTCTGTGACCTATCATATGAATCGGCTTCAAGGGCTTGATTCTGCCAAGGAGTACTGTGTAACACTCAATCCGCGTAAAGAAATCTCGACTCAAGAGATAATCAAAGAACTGCATTACATGCATCCGATGTATACGCTCGATAGTGTTGCTACTCAGCAAGAGATCTATCAGCACAGTGGCTCGAACCGCACCTTTTATGTTGGAAGTTATCTGGGGTGGGGGTTTCATGAAGATGCAATCCGCTCTTCATATCAAACCGTAACGCGTCTTCTGGGAACATCTGGACAAGATTACTTTCGCCGAGCCCAAGCAGAGGCTGTATCTGTTTTTCAGGAGTCTCCGAATGCTTTCTAA